The DNA window CTCTCGGACGCACTTGGCTCGCTTTTCTACTACTACAGACAGCGCGATCGGCACGAGGACGCGGCCGCCGTGCTCGAGGAACGCTTGCAGGTCGATGCCCGGCGAGACGGCGTTGAGGCCGCCGAACGGGACGAGAACGAGGTCCGGCTCGCCGAGCAGTACGAGGCGCTGGGTCGCTACGACGAAGCGGAGGCCTTGCTGCGGCCGCTGGTCGATCTCGAGGCCAACAACGGCATCGGCTCTGGACCCATCTTCAAGTACGGCAAGTTCCTGGCGGCGCGCGGCCGCTACGCCGAGGCGGAACCCTATCTCCGGCACGCGGTCGAGCGCACCGACGCGCTCGTGGGTGCCGACCACCGCGGCTACGAGTTCCAGCGCCGCGAGCTGCGCAAGACGCTCGTCGCCCTGGGTCGCCTGCCGGAGCCCGAGCCCGAGGTGGTGGACGAATGCGAGTGCCCGATCGACTGGCAAGACGTCTACCGGCTCAAGAAACAGGGCCAGCGGAGCGAGGCGATTCGTCTGGTGCAGGAGGGGCTGGCTCAGCGCGAAACCGTTTACGGCCCGGAGTCTCTGGTGGTGGCCGACACCCTCGAACGGCTGGCCGATCTCTACACCGCAAAACCGCGTCAGGAAATCCCGCTTCGCGAGCGGGCGATTGCAATCTATCAAAAGCACCTGCAGATCTCGGACCGAAGGATCGGCGCCACGGCCCGCGCACTGGCTCTGGACTACTCGGCACTCGACGACCTCGAAGAAGCCTCGCGCTGGGCGCTCATGGCAGTCGAAAGCCATCAGGCGGCTTCGGACCGCAACCTGCTGCTCGCGATCACGCTCGACCACCTGGCTGAGCTCCGTCGCCGCGCCGACGCTACGGACGAGGCGCTCGAGTACTACCGGCTCTCTGCCGAGATGTGGAAGTCCGTCCGGGGAGAAGACAGTCACGAGCACCTCGACGCCCGGCAGCAGGCCGCCTTCTGTCACCTGGACTTACAGAACTATGAAGTGGCCGAGCATGAGTTGCTCGAATTGGTCGAGCACCATAGCCGGCTTGACGACCCCGAGTCCTGGAGCC is part of the bacterium genome and encodes:
- a CDS encoding tetratricopeptide repeat protein; the protein is LSDALGSLFYYYRQRDRHEDAAAVLEERLQVDARRDGVEAAERDENEVRLAEQYEALGRYDEAEALLRPLVDLEANNGIGSGPIFKYGKFLAARGRYAEAEPYLRHAVERTDALVGADHRGYEFQRRELRKTLVALGRLPEPEPEVVDECECPIDWQDVYRLKKQGQRSEAIRLVQEGLAQRETVYGPESLVVADTLERLADLYTAKPRQEIPLRERAIAIYQKHLQISDRRIGATARALALDYSALDDLEEASRWALMAVESHQAASDRNLLLAITLDHLAELRRRADATDEALEYYRLSAEMWKSVRGEDSHEHLDARQQAAFCHLDLQNYEVAEHELLELVEHHSRLDDPESWSPRFTWALLERLYEETGRSEAARRAHEQVRTY